One window of Camelina sativa cultivar DH55 chromosome 4, Cs, whole genome shotgun sequence genomic DNA carries:
- the LOC104779508 gene encoding receptor-like kinase TMK3 isoform X3 → MMTSHLGILCFFISLLGFLNFSVSQNGVDDSTMKALKSSLNLTSDVDWSNPNPCKWVSVECDGSNRVTKIQLKQKGILGTLPPNLQNLSELVILELFLNRISGPIPDLSGLSRLQTLNLHDNLFTSVPKNLFAGMNSLQEVYLENNPLSPWQIPDTIKEATSLQNLTLSNCSIFGEIPDLFGSVSLPSLKNLKLSQNRLQGGLPLSFAGTSLQTLFLNGQMSDSKLNGSISILSNMTSLVEVSLQGNDFSGPIPDLSGLLSLRAFNVRENQLTGLVPQSLIRMNTLATVNLTNNHFQGPTPLFGKSVGVDIFKKTNSFCTDAPGGPCDTRVDILLSVAESFGYPVKLAYSWKGNDPCVNWVGITCSGSNITVVNLRKQGLSGTISSSLANLTSLETINLSDNDLSGPIPAELTTLPKLRTLDVSNNDIFGTPPKFRETVNVVITGNANIGKDGPSRPSGTPGASPGGNKPSGGSGGSETSKKSSNVKIIVPVVGGVVGALCLVGLGVCLYAKKRKRPARVQSPSSNMVIHPHHSGDNDDIKLTVAASSLNSGGGSDSYSHSGSGGSDIHVVEAGNLVISIQVLRNVTNNFSEENILGRGGFGTVYKGELHDGTKIAVKRMESSVVSDKGLAEFKSEITVLTKMRHRHLVALLGYCLDGNERLLVYEYMPQGTLSEHLFHWKEQGLKPLDWTRRLAIALDVARGVEYLHTLAHQSFIHRDLKPSNILLGDDMRAKVSDFGLVRLAPDGKYSIETRVAGTFGYLAPEYAVTGRVTTKVDIFSLGVILMELITGRKALDETQPEDSVHLVTWFRRIAASKEENAFKNAIDPNISLDDDTVASIEKVWELAGHCCAREPYQRPDMAHIVNVLSSLTVQWKPTETDPDDVYGIDYDMPLPQVLKKWQAFEGLSQTADDSGSSSSVYGSKDNTQTSIPTRPSGFADSFTSVDGR, encoded by the exons ATGATGACTTCTCATCTGGgtatcctctgtttcttcatatCTTTACTGggttttctcaatttctcagTTTCTCAGAACGGTGTCGATGATTCGACTATGAAAGCACTCAAATCGAGTCTGAATCTCACATCAGACGTCGATTGGTCTAACCCTAACCCTTGTAAATGGGTTTCTGTTGAATGCGATGGGAGTAACCGTGTCACTAAGATTCAGCTTAAACAAAAAGGCATCCTTGGTACTCTTCCTCCTAATCTTCAGAACCTCTCTGAATTGGTTATTCTCGAGCTCTTCCTCAATCGAATCTCTGGCCCCATTCCTGATCTCTCCGGTCTCTCTCGTTTACAGACGCTTAACCTACACGACAATCTCTTTACCTCCGTTCCTAAGAATCTCTTCGCCGGTATGAACTCTCTTCAAGAAGTGTATCTCGAGAACAATCCTTTATCACCTTGGCAAATTCCGGATACCATCAAAGAAGCTACCTCTCTCCAGAATCTTACACTCTCCAATTGCAGCATTTTTGGGGAGATCCCAGATTTATTCGGTTCTGTGTCACTTCCAAGCTTGAAGAATCTTAAATTGTCTCAGAACCGTTTACAGGGAGGGTTACCGCTGAGTTTTGCTGGTACTTCGCTTCAGACTCTGTTCTTGAACGGTCAAATGAGTGATTCGAAGCTTAACGGATCCATCTCGATATTGAGTAACATGACTTCGCTCGTTGAGGTTTCTCTTCAAGGAAATGACTTCTCAGGTCCAATTCCTGATCTCTCTGGTTTACTATCTCTCCGTGCGTTTAATGTTAGAGAGAATCAGCTCACTGGTCTTGTCCCTCAGTCTTTGATTCGTATGAATACGCTTGCTACTGTGAATCTAACCAATAACCATTTTCAAGGACCTACTCCGTTATTTGGTAAATCCGTTGGTGTTGATATATTCAAGAAGACGAATAGTTTTTGTACTGATGCACCTGGTGGTCCGTGTGATACTCGTGTTGATATTTTGCTCTCTGTAGCTGAATCATTTGGATATCCAGTGAAGCTTGCCTATAGTTGGAAAGGAAACGATCCGTGTGTTAATTGGGTTGGGATTACTTGTTCTGGAAGTAACATTACGGTGGTTAATCTGAGGAAACAGGGACTCTCTGGTACAATTTCCTCGAGTTTAGCCAATCTTACTTCATTGGAGACCATCAATCTTTCTGATAATGATCTCTCCGGGCCTATACCGGCTGAGCTTACAACGTTGCCTAAGCTTAGGACACTTGATGTGTCTAACAACGATATCTTTGGAACACCGCCAAAGTTTAGGGAGACTGTGAATGTGGTGATTACAGGGAATGCTAACATCGGGAAGGATGGACCTAGCAGACCGAGTGGTACTCCTGGAGCTTCACCAGGAGGTAATAAACCTTCAGGAGGAAGTGGTGGCAGTGAAACTTCTAAGAAATCAAGCaatgtcaaaattattgttcCTGTGGTCGGTGGAGTTGTTGGTGCATTGTGTCTGGTTGGGCTCGGCGTGTGTCTGTACGCGAAGAAAAGGAAGCGACCTGCTAGAGTTCAGAGTCCATCTAGCAACATGGTGATTCATCCGCATCATTCGGGTGACAACGATGACATTAAACTCACTGTTGCAGCTTCTAGTCTTAACAGCGGCGGAG GAAGTGATAGCTACAGTCACAGCGGAAGTGGGGGGAGTGATATTCACGTTGTGGAAGCTGGGAACTTGGTTATATCGATTCAGGTTTTGAGGAATGTGACGAATAACTTCAGCGAAGAGAATATTCTTGGGAGAGGTGGTTTTGGGACAGTTTACAAAGGTGAACTTCACGATGGAACAAAAATAGCTGTGAAGAGAATGGAGTCTTCGGTTGTGAGTGACAAGGGACTTGCTGAGTTTAAATCTGAGATCACTGTTCTGACAAAAATGCGTCATCGTCATCTCGTTGCGCTTCTCGGGTACTGCCTTGATGGGAATGAGAGGCTTCTTGTCTATGAATACATGCCGCAGGGGACACTGAGTGAGCATTTGTTTCATTGGAAAGAGCAAGGGCTAAAACCTCTAGACTGGACTAGACGGTTGGCGATTGCACTGGATGTAGCTCGAGGTGTTGAGTATCTGCACACACTTGCACATCAGAGTTTCATCCATAGGGATCTAAAGCCATCAAACATCCTTCTTGGTGATGATATGCGCGCTAAAGTCTCTGACTTTGGGTTAGTCCGTTTAGCTCCTGATGGCAAATACTCCATCGAGACTCGAGTCGCTGGGACTTTCGGATATCTTGCCCCAGAATACGCAG TGACGGGAAGAGTGACGACGAAAGTAGACATTTTTAGCCTTGGAGTCATACTTATGGAGCTAATCACTGGTCGTAAAGCCCTGGACGAGACACAACCCGAAGACAGCGTCCATCTAGTCACATGGTTCCGTCGGATAGCAGCCAGCAAGGAAGAAAATGCCTTCAAAAACGCAATCGACCCAAACATCAGCCTAGATGATGATACTGTAGCCAGTATTGAAAAAGTGTGGGAGCTTGCTGGTCATTGCTGTGCCCGTGAGCCTTACCAAAGACCAGACATGGCTCACATTGTCAACGTTCTTTCTTCACTCACCGTCCAATGGAAACCCACTGAGACCGACCCCGATGACGTCTATGGGATAGACTACGATATGCCGCTTCCACAGGTGCTCAAGAAATGGCAAGCTTTCGAAGGACTTAGCCAGACTGCGGATGACTCGGGATCTTCCTCTTCGGTTTATGGAAGCAAGGACAATACGCAGACAAGTATCCCAACTCGTCCATCTGGATTTGCTGATTCGTTCACTTCTGTGGATGGACGTTGA
- the LOC104779508 gene encoding receptor-like kinase TMK3 isoform X2, which translates to MMTSHLGILCFFISLLGFLNFSVSQNGVDDSTMKALKSSLNLTSDVDWSNPNPCKWVSVECDGSNRVTKIQLKQKGILGTLPPNLQNLSELVILELFLNRISGPIPDLSGLSRLQTLNLHDNLFTSVPKNLFAGMNSLQEVYLENNPLSPWQIPDTIKEATSLQNLTLSNCSIFGEIPDLFGSVSLPSLKNLKLSQNRLQGGLPLSFAGTSLQTLFLNGQMSDSKLNGSISILSNMTSLVEVSLQGNDFSGPIPDLSGLLSLRAFNVRENQLTGLVPQSLIRMNTLATVNLTNNHFQGPTPLFGKSVGVDIFKKTNSFCTDAPGGPCDTRVDILLSVAESFGYPVKLAYSWKGNDPCVNWVGITCSGSNITVVNLRKQGLSGTISSSLANLTSLETINLSDNDLSGPIPAELTTLPKLRTLDVSNNDIFGTPPKFRETVNVVITGNANIGKDGPSRPSGTPGASPGGNKPSGGSGGSETSKKSSNVKIIVPVVGGVVGALCLVGLGVCLYAKKRKRPARVQSPSSNMVIHPHHSGDNDDIKLTVAASSLNSGGGSDSYSHSGSGGSDIHVVEAGNLVISIQVLRNVTNNFSEENILGRGGFGTVYKGELHDGTKIAVKRMESSVVSDKGLAEFKSEITVLTKMRHRHLVALLGYCLDGNERLLVYEYMPQGTLSEHLFHWKEQGLKPLDWTRRLAIALDVARGVEYLHTLAHQSFIHRDLKPSNILLGDDMRAKVSDFGLVRLAPDGKYSIETRVAGTFGYLAPEYAVTGRVTTKVDIFSLGVILMELITGRKALDETQPEDSVHLVTWFRRIAASKEENAFKNAIDPNISLDDDTVASIEKVWELAGHCCAREPYQRPDMAHIVNVLSSLTVQWKPTETDPDDVYGIDYDMPLPQVLKKWQAFEGLSQTADDSGSSSSVYGSKDNTQTSIPTRPSGFADSFTSVDGR; encoded by the exons ATGATGACTTCTCATCTGGgtatcctctgtttcttcatatCTTTACTGggttttctcaatttctcagTTTCTCAGAACGGTGTCGATGATTCGACTATGAAAGCACTCAAATCGAGTCTGAATCTCACATCAGACGTCGATTGGTCTAACCCTAACCCTTGTAAATGGGTTTCTGTTGAATGCGATGGGAGTAACCGTGTCACTAAGATTCAGCTTAAACAAAAAGGCATCCTTGGTACTCTTCCTCCTAATCTTCAGAACCTCTCTGAATTGGTTATTCTCGAGCTCTTCCTCAATCGAATCTCTGGCCCCATTCCTGATCTCTCCGGTCTCTCTCGTTTACAGACGCTTAACCTACACGACAATCTCTTTACCTCCGTTCCTAAGAATCTCTTCGCCGGTATGAACTCTCTTCAAGAAGTGTATCTCGAGAACAATCCTTTATCACCTTGGCAAATTCCGGATACCATCAAAGAAGCTACCTCTCTCCAGAATCTTACACTCTCCAATTGCAGCATTTTTGGGGAGATCCCAGATTTATTCGGTTCTGTGTCACTTCCAAGCTTGAAGAATCTTAAATTGTCTCAGAACCGTTTACAGGGAGGGTTACCGCTGAGTTTTGCTGGTACTTCGCTTCAGACTCTGTTCTTGAACGGTCAAATGAGTGATTCGAAGCTTAACGGATCCATCTCGATATTGAGTAACATGACTTCGCTCGTTGAGGTTTCTCTTCAAGGAAATGACTTCTCAGGTCCAATTCCTGATCTCTCTGGTTTACTATCTCTCCGTGCGTTTAATGTTAGAGAGAATCAGCTCACTGGTCTTGTCCCTCAGTCTTTGATTCGTATGAATACGCTTGCTACTGTGAATCTAACCAATAACCATTTTCAAGGACCTACTCCGTTATTTGGTAAATCCGTTGGTGTTGATATATTCAAGAAGACGAATAGTTTTTGTACTGATGCACCTGGTGGTCCGTGTGATACTCGTGTTGATATTTTGCTCTCTGTAGCTGAATCATTTGGATATCCAGTGAAGCTTGCCTATAGTTGGAAAGGAAACGATCCGTGTGTTAATTGGGTTGGGATTACTTGTTCTGGAAGTAACATTACGGTGGTTAATCTGAGGAAACAGGGACTCTCTGGTACAATTTCCTCGAGTTTAGCCAATCTTACTTCATTGGAGACCATCAATCTTTCTGATAATGATCTCTCCGGGCCTATACCGGCTGAGCTTACAACGTTGCCTAAGCTTAGGACACTTGATGTGTCTAACAACGATATCTTTGGAACACCGCCAAAGTTTAGGGAGACTGTGAATGTGGTGATTACAGGGAATGCTAACATCGGGAAGGATGGACCTAGCAGACCGAGTGGTACTCCTGGAGCTTCACCAGGAGGTAATAAACCTTCAGGAGGAAGTGGTGGCAGTGAAACTTCTAAGAAATCAAGCaatgtcaaaattattgttcCTGTGGTCGGTGGAGTTGTTGGTGCATTGTGTCTGGTTGGGCTCGGCGTGTGTCTGTACGCGAAGAAAAGGAAGCGACCTGCTAGAGTTCAGAGTCCATCTAGCAACATGGTGATTCATCCGCATCATTCGGGTGACAACGATGACATTAAACTCACTGTTGCAGCTTCTAGTCTTAACAGCGGCGGAGGAAGTGATAGCTACAGTCACAGCGGAAGTGGGGGGAGTGATATTCACGTTGTGGAAGCTGGGAACTTGGTTATATCGATTCAGGTTTTGAGGAATGTGACGAATAACTTCAGCGAAGAGAATATTCTTGGGAGAGGTGGTTTTGGGACAGTTTACAAAGGTGAACTTCACGATGGAACAAAAATAGCTGTGAAGAGAATGGAGTCTTCGGTTGTGAGTGACAAGGGACTTGCTGAGTTCAAATCTGAGATCACTGTTCTGACAAAAATGCGTCATCGTCATCTCGTTGCGCTTCTCGGGTACTGCCTTGATGGGAATGAGAGGCTTCTTGTCTATGAATACATGCCGCAGGGGACACTGAGTGAGCATTTGTTTCATTGGAAAGAGCAAGGGCTAAAACCTCTAGACTGGACTAGACGGTTGGCGATTGCACTGGATGTAGCTCGAGGTGTTGAGTATCTGCACACACTTGCACATCAGAGTTTCATCCATAGGGATCTAAAGCCATCAAACATCCTTCTTGGTGATGATATGCGCGCTAAAGTCTCTGACTTTGGGTTAGTCCGTTTAGCTCCTGATGGCAAATACTCCATCGAGACTCGAGTCGCTGGGACTTTCGGATATCTTGCCCCAGAATACGCAG TGACGGGAAGAGTGACGACGAAAGTAGACATTTTTAGCCTTGGAGTCATACTTATGGAGCTAATCACTGGTCGTAAAGCCCTGGACGAGACACAACCCGAAGACAGCGTCCATCTAGTCACATGGTTCCGTCGGATAGCAGCCAGCAAGGAAGAAAATGCCTTCAAAAACGCAATCGACCCAAACATCAGCCTAGATGATGATACTGTAGCCAGTATTGAAAAAGTGTGGGAGCTTGCTGGTCATTGCTGTGCCCGTGAGCCTTACCAAAGACCAGACATGGCTCACATTGTCAACGTTCTTTCTTCACTCACCGTCCAATGGAAACCCACTGAGACCGACCCCGATGACGTCTATGGGATAGACTACGATATGCCACTTCCACAGGTGCTCAAGAAATGGCAAGCTTTCGAAGGACTTAGCCAGACTGCGGATGACTCGGGATCTTCCTCTTCGGTTTATGGAAGCAAA GACAATACGCAGACAAGTATCCCAACTCGTCCATCTGGATTTGCTGATTCGTTCACTTCTGTGGATGGACGTTGA
- the LOC104779508 gene encoding receptor-like kinase TMK3 isoform X4, producing the protein MMTSHLGILCFFISLLGFLNFSVSQNGVDDSTMKALKSSLNLTSDVDWSNPNPCKWVSVECDGSNRVTKIQLKQKGILGTLPPNLQNLSELVILELFLNRISGPIPDLSGLSRLQTLNLHDNLFTSVPKNLFAGMNSLQEVYLENNPLSPWQIPDTIKEATSLQNLTLSNCSIFGEIPDLFGSVSLPSLKNLKLSQNRLQGGLPLSFAGTSLQTLFLNGQMSDSKLNGSISILSNMTSLVEVSLQGNDFSGPIPDLSGLLSLRAFNVRENQLTGLVPQSLIRMNTLATVNLTNNHFQGPTPLFGKSVGVDIFKKTNSFCTDAPGGPCDTRVDILLSVAESFGYPVKLAYSWKGNDPCVNWVGITCSGSNITVVNLRKQGLSGTISSSLANLTSLETINLSDNDLSGPIPAELTTLPKLRTLDVSNNDIFGTPPKFRETVNVVITGNANIGKDGPSRPSGTPGASPGGNKPSGGSGGSETSKKSSNVKIIVPVVGGVVGALCLVGLGVCLYAKKRKRPARVQSPSSNMVIHPHHSGDNDDIKLTVAASSLNSGGGSDSYSHSGSGGSDIHVVEAGNLVISIQVLRNVTNNFSEENILGRGGFGTVYKGELHDGTKIAVKRMESSVVSDKGLAEFKSEITVLTKMRHRHLVALLGYCLDGNERLLVYEYMPQGTLSEHLFHWKEQGLKPLDWTRRLAIALDVARGVEYLHTLAHQSFIHRDLKPSNILLGDDMRAKVSDFGLVRLAPDGKYSIETRVAGTFGYLAPEYAVTGRVTTKVDIFSLGVILMELITGRKALDETQPEDSVHLVTWFRRIAASKEENAFKNAIDPNISLDDDTVASIEKVWELAGHCCAREPYQRPDMAHIVNVLSSLTVQWKPTETDPDDVYGIDYDMPLPQVLKKWQAFEGLSQTADDSGSSSSVYGSKDNTQTSIPTRPSGFADSFTSVDGR; encoded by the exons ATGATGACTTCTCATCTGGgtatcctctgtttcttcatatCTTTACTGggttttctcaatttctcagTTTCTCAGAACGGTGTCGATGATTCGACTATGAAAGCACTCAAATCGAGTCTGAATCTCACATCAGACGTCGATTGGTCTAACCCTAACCCTTGTAAATGGGTTTCTGTTGAATGCGATGGGAGTAACCGTGTCACTAAGATTCAGCTTAAACAAAAAGGCATCCTTGGTACTCTTCCTCCTAATCTTCAGAACCTCTCTGAATTGGTTATTCTCGAGCTCTTCCTCAATCGAATCTCTGGCCCCATTCCTGATCTCTCCGGTCTCTCTCGTTTACAGACGCTTAACCTACACGACAATCTCTTTACCTCCGTTCCTAAGAATCTCTTCGCCGGTATGAACTCTCTTCAAGAAGTGTATCTCGAGAACAATCCTTTATCACCTTGGCAAATTCCGGATACCATCAAAGAAGCTACCTCTCTCCAGAATCTTACACTCTCCAATTGCAGCATTTTTGGGGAGATCCCAGATTTATTCGGTTCTGTGTCACTTCCAAGCTTGAAGAATCTTAAATTGTCTCAGAACCGTTTACAGGGAGGGTTACCGCTGAGTTTTGCTGGTACTTCGCTTCAGACTCTGTTCTTGAACGGTCAAATGAGTGATTCGAAGCTTAACGGATCCATCTCGATATTGAGTAACATGACTTCGCTCGTTGAGGTTTCTCTTCAAGGAAATGACTTCTCAGGTCCAATTCCTGATCTCTCTGGTTTACTATCTCTCCGTGCGTTTAATGTTAGAGAGAATCAGCTCACTGGTCTTGTCCCTCAGTCTTTGATTCGTATGAATACGCTTGCTACTGTGAATCTAACCAATAACCATTTTCAAGGACCTACTCCGTTATTTGGTAAATCCGTTGGTGTTGATATATTCAAGAAGACGAATAGTTTTTGTACTGATGCACCTGGTGGTCCGTGTGATACTCGTGTTGATATTTTGCTCTCTGTAGCTGAATCATTTGGATATCCAGTGAAGCTTGCCTATAGTTGGAAAGGAAACGATCCGTGTGTTAATTGGGTTGGGATTACTTGTTCTGGAAGTAACATTACGGTGGTTAATCTGAGGAAACAGGGACTCTCTGGTACAATTTCCTCGAGTTTAGCCAATCTTACTTCATTGGAGACCATCAATCTTTCTGATAATGATCTCTCCGGGCCTATACCGGCTGAGCTTACAACGTTGCCTAAGCTTAGGACACTTGATGTGTCTAACAACGATATCTTTGGAACACCGCCAAAGTTTAGGGAGACTGTGAATGTGGTGATTACAGGGAATGCTAACATCGGGAAGGATGGACCTAGCAGACCGAGTGGTACTCCTGGAGCTTCACCAGGAGGTAATAAACCTTCAGGAGGAAGTGGTGGCAGTGAAACTTCTAAGAAATCAAGCaatgtcaaaattattgttcCTGTGGTCGGTGGAGTTGTTGGTGCATTGTGTCTGGTTGGGCTCGGCGTGTGTCTGTACGCGAAGAAAAGGAAGCGACCTGCTAGAGTTCAGAGTCCATCTAGCAACATGGTGATTCATCCGCATCATTCGGGTGACAACGATGACATTAAACTCACTGTTGCAGCTTCTAGTCTTAACAGCGGCGGAGGAAGTGATAGCTACAGTCACAGCGGAAGTGGGGGGAGTGATATTCACGTTGTGGAAGCTGGGAACTTGGTTATATCGATTCAGGTTTTGAGGAATGTGACGAATAACTTCAGCGAAGAGAATATTCTTGGGAGAGGTGGTTTTGGGACAGTTTACAAAGGTGAACTTCACGATGGAACAAAAATAGCTGTGAAGAGAATGGAGTCTTCGGTTGTGAGTGACAAGGGACTTGCTGAGTTCAAATCTGAGATCACTGTTCTGACAAAAATGCGTCATCGTCATCTCGTTGCGCTTCTCGGGTACTGCCTTGATGGGAATGAGAGGCTTCTTGTCTATGAATACATGCCGCAGGGGACACTGAGTGAGCATTTGTTTCATTGGAAAGAGCAAGGGCTAAAACCTCTAGACTGGACTAGACGGTTGGCGATTGCACTGGATGTAGCTCGAGGTGTTGAGTATCTGCACACACTTGCACATCAGAGTTTCATCCATAGGGATCTAAAGCCATCAAACATCCTTCTTGGTGATGATATGCGCGCTAAAGTCTCTGACTTTGGGTTAGTCCGTTTAGCTCCTGATGGCAAATACTCCATCGAGACTCGAGTCGCTGGGACTTTCGGATATCTTGCCCCAGAATACGCAG TGACGGGAAGAGTGACGACGAAAGTAGACATTTTTAGCCTTGGAGTCATACTTATGGAGCTAATCACTGGTCGTAAAGCCCTGGACGAGACACAACCCGAAGACAGCGTCCATCTAGTCACATGGTTCCGTCGGATAGCAGCCAGCAAGGAAGAAAATGCCTTCAAAAACGCAATCGACCCAAACATCAGCCTAGATGATGATACTGTAGCCAGTATTGAAAAAGTGTGGGAGCTTGCTGGTCATTGCTGTGCCCGTGAGCCTTACCAAAGACCAGACATGGCTCACATTGTCAACGTTCTTTCTTCACTCACCGTCCAATGGAAACCCACTGAGACCGACCCCGATGACGTCTATGGGATAGACTACGATATGCCGCTTCCACAGGTGCTCAAGAAATGGCAAGCTTTCGAAGGACTTAGCCAGACTGCGGATGACTCGGGATCTTCCTCTTCGGTTTATGGAAGCAAGGACAATACGCAGACAAGTATCCCAACTCGTCCATCTGGATTTGCTGATTCGTTCACTTCTGTGGATGGACGTTGA